One part of the Palaemon carinicauda isolate YSFRI2023 chromosome 23, ASM3689809v2, whole genome shotgun sequence genome encodes these proteins:
- the LOC137617075 gene encoding uncharacterized protein, with product MVHCQETACTAVLQQPCGHEVCRSHAGCAVQVADLLVWHPDNREAYIIAVAGVEVPISPAIKSASLATLKTWVGGFGRNVKAKQPYILAEEICSLFYPNAKMSAAVASDVAAPIIARIREETRAFPEDLVDLGKDVLGDVAAINLDVEPMVVNSTGQGRVVS from the exons ATGGTACACTGTCAGGAGACAGCATGTACTGCTGTGTTGCAGCAACCTTGCGGGCATGAGGTTTGCCGTTCCCATGCCGGGTGTGCAGTCCAGGTGGCCGATCTTTTGGTCTGGCATccggataatagggaggcatatataattgctgttgcaggtgttgaggtgcca ATCTCTCCCGCCATCAAGAGCGCTTCTCTTGCGACCCTCAAGACCTGGGTTGGTGGCTTTGGCCGGAACGTAAAAGCCAAGCAGCCATATATTTTGGCGGAGGAGATATGCTCCCTATTTTATCCCAACGCCAAGATGTCGGCGGCGGTAGCATCAGATGTGGCGGCTCCTATCATCGCCAGGATTCGTGAGGAAACTCGAGCCTTCCCTGAAGATTTGGTGGACCTAGGCAAAGATGTTTTAGGAGATGTCGCTGCTATTAATTTAGATGTGGAACCTATGGTCGTCAACTCGACCGGTCAAGGTAGGGTGGTAAGTTAG